A single window of Colletotrichum higginsianum IMI 349063 chromosome 8, whole genome shotgun sequence DNA harbors:
- a CDS encoding Short-chain dehydrogenase, producing the protein MPVPESEYVSSVWKDGIFSELAGIPPRNRAVETNHSNIDDRVAFVTGGAGTICSAQTRALVRLGANACIIGRNVEKTEAMAKDLATARPGAKVIGIGGCDVRNPQSLQDAADRCANELGGIDFVIAGAAGNFIAPLSGMSPNAFKAVIDIDVLGTFNTIKATIPYLVESAKKNPTPSKDGRTGGRIIFVSATFHWTGMPLQAHVSAAKAAVDALMASVTLEYGPFGVTSNVIAPGPIKDTEGMQRLASSQQDQAKADSVVPQGRWGVVRDIADSTVYLFSDAGSYVNGQAIPVDGGSWRRQGALSVGTDEGMRYPDFLLRGEISKHVKSGRKNDSKL; encoded by the exons ATGCCTGTCCCCGAGTCCGAGTACGTGAGTTCGGTGTGGAAGGATGGGATCTTCAGTGAGTTGGCCGGGATTCCTCCTCGCAATAGGGCCGTCGAGACTAATCATTCCAACATAGATGACAGGGTCGCCTTTGTTACCGGCGGCGCTGGAACCATTTGCAGCGCCCAAACCCGCGCTCTTGTGCGCCTGGGAGCAAACGCATGTATCATCGGCCGCAATGTCGAAAAGACAgaggccatggccaaggACCTAGCCACTGCCAGGCCTGGTGCCAAggtcatcggcatcggcggtTGCGATGTCAGAAAT CCCCAGAGTCTGCAAGATGCCGCAGACAGGTGTGCCAATGAACTTGGGGGTATCGACTTTGTCAT TGCGGGTGCTGCTGGCAACTTCATCGCCCCCTTGTCCGGCATGAGTCCCAACGCCTTCAAGGCCGTCATCGACATTGACGTCTTGGGCACTTTCAACACCATCAAGGCAACCATCCCATACCTGGTCGAGTCGGCAAAGAAGAACCCCACCCCGAGCAAGGACGGCCGGACGGGCGGTCGCATCATCTTCGTCTCAGCCACTTTCCACTGGACGGGTATGCCACTGCAGGCCCATGTGTCAGCGGCCAAGGCAGCTGTCGATGCCCTCATGGCCTCGGTCACATTGGAGTATGGGCCATTTGGGGTCACCAGCAACGTCATCGCTCCGGGCCCGATCAAGGACACGGAAGGCATGCAACGCTtggccagcagccagcaggaccaggccaaggccgactCTGTGGTGCCACAAGGCCGGTGGGGCGTTGTTCGGGACATCGCCGACTCCACCGTTTACCTGTTTAGCGACGCCGGCAGCTATGTCAACGGCCAGGCGATCCCCGTTGACGGCGGCTCCTGGAGACGGCAGGGCGCACTGTCTGTGGGGACCGACGAAGGCATGAGATATCCGGATTTCCTCCTGCGGGGAGAGATTTCGAAGCACGTCAAGAGTGGGCGTAAGAACGATTCGAAGCTGTAG